Genomic segment of Psychrobacter sanguinis:
TAAAATTCAAGACATGCTACGCGGTGAGGTTGAGATTCCTTGGGAACAAGTGGACATGCAAGTGCTGCTAAAAACAGACGGTCTGCCAACTTACCATTTGGCAAACGTGGTGGATGACCACTTAATGGAAATCACTCACGTTATTCGTGGTGAAGAATGGCTGAACTCTGCGCCTAAGCATCAACTATTATACGAATACTTCGGTTGGGAAATGCCAGTGCTATGCCATATGCCACTGCTACGTAACCCAGACAAATCAAAGCTCTCTAAGCGTAAGAACCCAACTTCAATCACTTACTATCGTGATGCCGGTGTGTTGCCTGAAGCGCTATTGAACTACTTGGGCCGTATGGGCTACTCAATGCCTGATGATAAAGAAATCTTCACCCTTGAGGAGATGATTGCCAGCTTTGATATTACCCGTGTGTCATTAGGTGGTCCTATCTTCGATATCGAAAAACTGAACTGGTTAAACGGCGAATGGCTGCGTGCCTTAACCCCTGAACAGCTTAAAAATAAGATTCTAGACTGGGCAAATGATTCAGATAAGCTAACTGCGATTGCGGCGGCGATTCAGCCTCGCATTCATTTGCTATCTGATGCGGTAAACTGGGCAGGTTTCTACTTCCAAAACCTACCAAACATCACTGCCGAAAGCTTTGAGCACAAGACACTAACGCCTGAGCAAATCATGGAAATCCTACAAATTGCCACGTGGAAGCTTGAAGCCCTACCTGAATGGACCGAAGAGAATATCTTCGCTACCCTAAAAGGCTTAAGCGCTGCAATGGATATCAAACTGCGTGACATGATGGCACCATTCTTTATCGCCATCGCTGGTAGTACGTCATCGACGCCTGTAATGAACTCTATGTACGTGATTGGCGCGGACATGACTTTAACTCGCCTACGTCATGCCGTAGAAGTTTTAGGCGGTATTGGCAAAAAGAAACTGAAGAAACTTGAGAAAACCGCAGCGGATATGCCAGACTTTTTGACTGCTGCTGAATAGGTTTTAGTTAGTTTTAGTTTTAGCTCAACTTAAAGATTATTGCTACCAACGTGAGCTTTGCTAATGCAGAGTTCACGTTTTTTCGTTGCATAATCCTCACTACAGTGTAAATATAAATTAATATAATAAAATGTTTATAGTGTTATTTACTTCCGAGGATCAAACCATGAAAACAATAAAGTATATCGTTACTTTAGCTACATCCTTAATGATTTCTTTAAGTAGTTATGCTACAACAATTGTTAATACTATACCATGGGGTACTACATCAGGAGGATTTGGAACTGTAGTATCATATTCCTCAGATTACGATTCGGATTTAAAGTACTTTGAAGCCTTAATAAGCCACTCTCAAGGGGGTAAGCAAAGACTTTATTTTGCAAACGCTTATTTGGATGATGATAGCATGTGTAGCTATGAAACTGGGTACCCCACAAGTACAACCGTTGTATTTAATGGACAAGCAGTAAAAATGTCACGTTGGTGTCTAAAGTTTAATGGTACTAATAAGTATTACTATAGTTATACCCCAGAAACTGAACGTGGTCATAGTTATGTGGTTAATCTTTTTAAAACATCTGTTTCTCCTGTTAGAATCAAACTAGATACTGAAAGTTTATATCTGCCTGCTATTGGATTCAGTAAAATCTGGAACAATGCAGGTGGTAACGCTATCTAGCCATAACCATAGTTCCTCAAAACCCAAAAGCTGAGCTTCTACTCAGCTTTTTTGTGCTCATCTGAAACACAATTCTACAAAAGCTCTTTTCTAAACCCTTTAGAAACCTTAACTTACTTGCCTATAACACGCTGACGACAAAACATTATATAA
This window contains:
- the gltX gene encoding glutamate--tRNA ligase, producing the protein MTQTASNRPVRTRIAPSPTGFPHVGTAYIALFNLAFAKAHGGEFILRIEDTDQSRSTEQSEKMILDALRWVGLDWAEGPDNGGPHAPYRQSERSDIYKKHAQELLDKGHAFRCFCTPEELDAMRADQIARGENPHYDGRYADLPREESDKLAAEGKPFVIRMKVPTEGVCKIQDMLRGEVEIPWEQVDMQVLLKTDGLPTYHLANVVDDHLMEITHVIRGEEWLNSAPKHQLLYEYFGWEMPVLCHMPLLRNPDKSKLSKRKNPTSITYYRDAGVLPEALLNYLGRMGYSMPDDKEIFTLEEMIASFDITRVSLGGPIFDIEKLNWLNGEWLRALTPEQLKNKILDWANDSDKLTAIAAAIQPRIHLLSDAVNWAGFYFQNLPNITAESFEHKTLTPEQIMEILQIATWKLEALPEWTEENIFATLKGLSAAMDIKLRDMMAPFFIAIAGSTSSTPVMNSMYVIGADMTLTRLRHAVEVLGGIGKKKLKKLEKTAADMPDFLTAAE